The following are from one region of the Constrictibacter sp. MBR-5 genome:
- a CDS encoding sigma-70 family RNA polymerase sigma factor, producing MPEHADHASLVASLTEQLPHLRRYAMVLCRHRDQADDLVQEALLRAIDHLHQFRPGTNLRAWLFTILRNAHLNNCRRNQRYGVTSIDERPAAFEQPSPSAQADVVALKELERCMLEIPDEQREALLLVVVEGMTYEEAAEVMVVPIGTIRSRVSRARRALLHLFAAQEQQVELEPAV from the coding sequence GAACACGCGGATCACGCCTCCCTGGTTGCTTCCCTGACGGAGCAGCTGCCGCATCTTCGCCGCTACGCGATGGTGCTCTGCCGCCATCGCGACCAGGCGGACGACCTCGTCCAGGAGGCGCTGCTGCGCGCCATCGATCACCTGCATCAGTTCCGCCCGGGCACGAATCTGCGCGCGTGGCTGTTCACGATCCTGCGCAACGCCCACCTGAACAACTGCCGCCGCAACCAGCGCTACGGCGTGACCTCGATCGACGAGAGGCCCGCGGCGTTCGAGCAGCCGTCACCTTCGGCCCAGGCCGACGTCGTGGCGCTCAAGGAGCTGGAACGTTGCATGCTCGAGATCCCGGACGAGCAGCGGGAGGCGCTGTTGCTCGTCGTCGTCGAGGGCATGACCTACGAGGAGGCCGCCGAGGTGATGGTGGTGCCGATCGGCACCATTCGGTCGCGCGTGAGCCGCGCACGCCGGGCGCTGCTTCACCTGTTCGCCGCGCAGGAACAGCAAGTTGAACTGGAACCGGCGGTGTGA
- a CDS encoding sigma-54 dependent transcriptional regulator — MIDSLPLVLIVEDSQSLAEIYSYTLRDEQARVVQAATLSAARAVVAADPPAVVLLDLRLPDGDGADLLKEIKHADPDAAVIVITAHGSINGAVDAIRGGAEDFLVKPFATQRLLTTVRNSLERHRLSRLVRILSPTGAGEGFEGFVGTDASMQAVYRIVEQAAASTATVFITGESGTGKEVCAEAIHRRSGRAAGPFVAINCGAFPRDLIESEIFGHTRGAFTGATANREGAASRAHRGTLFLDEICDMDLTLQTRLLRFLQTGVVQKVGSDRPEQVDVRFVCATNRDPMEEVRAGRFREDLYYRLHVLPIHLPPLRHRGDDAVIIGRHLLRRFAAEEGKRFQGFTAEAEALLASYPWPGNVRQLQNVVRNITVLHDGDRVGIEMLGPVLDLAQGRRTDERMDDSEDEIRPLDDLEREAIERAITLCDGNMTRAAQRLGISVKTIYRKRAAWSGPTAA, encoded by the coding sequence ATGATCGATTCCCTTCCGCTCGTACTGATCGTCGAAGATTCCCAGTCGCTCGCCGAGATCTACAGCTACACGCTGAGGGACGAGCAGGCGCGCGTGGTGCAGGCCGCGACGCTGTCGGCGGCGCGCGCGGTCGTCGCCGCCGATCCGCCCGCCGTCGTCCTGCTCGATCTCAGGCTGCCGGACGGCGACGGCGCCGACCTCCTGAAGGAAATCAAGCACGCCGACCCCGACGCGGCGGTCATCGTCATTACCGCGCACGGCTCGATCAACGGTGCCGTGGACGCGATCCGCGGTGGCGCCGAGGATTTCCTGGTCAAGCCGTTCGCGACCCAGCGGCTTCTGACCACCGTGCGCAACAGCCTCGAGCGTCACCGCCTGTCCCGTCTGGTGCGCATCCTGTCGCCCACCGGCGCCGGCGAGGGGTTCGAGGGGTTCGTCGGCACGGACGCGTCGATGCAGGCGGTCTACCGCATCGTCGAACAGGCCGCCGCCAGCACCGCGACCGTGTTCATCACCGGGGAGAGCGGCACCGGCAAGGAGGTCTGCGCCGAGGCGATCCACCGGCGCAGCGGCCGTGCCGCCGGGCCGTTCGTGGCGATCAACTGCGGCGCGTTTCCCCGCGACCTGATCGAGAGCGAGATCTTCGGCCATACCAGGGGCGCGTTCACCGGCGCCACGGCGAACCGCGAGGGCGCCGCGTCGCGCGCGCACCGTGGGACCCTCTTCCTGGACGAAATCTGCGACATGGACCTGACCCTGCAGACGCGCCTCCTGCGCTTCCTGCAGACGGGGGTCGTGCAGAAGGTCGGCAGCGACCGGCCGGAACAGGTGGACGTGCGGTTCGTCTGCGCGACCAACCGGGATCCCATGGAGGAGGTCCGCGCCGGCCGCTTCCGCGAGGATCTCTACTACCGTCTCCACGTCCTGCCGATCCACCTGCCGCCGCTGCGCCATCGCGGCGACGACGCGGTCATCATCGGGCGCCATTTGCTGCGCCGCTTCGCCGCCGAGGAAGGCAAGCGCTTCCAGGGCTTCACGGCAGAGGCGGAAGCCCTGCTAGCCTCCTACCCCTGGCCCGGAAACGTGCGGCAGCTCCAGAACGTCGTGCGGAACATCACCGTCCTGCACGACGGCGACCGGGTCGGCATCGAGATGCTCGGGCCGGTGCTCGACCTCGCCCAGGGCCGCCGGACCGATGAGAGGATGGACGACAGCGAGGACGAGATCCGCCCCCTCGACGATCTGGAACGGGAGGCGATCGAGCGGGCCATCACCCTCTGCGACGGCAACATGACGCGCGCGGCGCAACGGCTCGGCATCAGCGTGAAGACGATCTACCGCAAGCGCGCCGCATGGAGCGGCCCGACCGCAGCCTGA
- a CDS encoding PAS domain S-box protein, translating into MRWTQGLICATGLLLLALFWIGTTVHFSLRTDAAVSQARRDAGNLAMALEKQTERAIKGLDQTILFIKADYEKSGGDFDLNAWTRKAPLLNPLALQVAIIDSDGMLKDTSLGVPAKPIDLSDREHFRMHTDRDTGLFISKPVLGRVSGQWSVQLSRRLEKADGSFDGVLVVSASPNYIARFLASVDIGRDGAVTLIGRDGYIRAHATGMGELYGRRIADSPLFDELKHSATGMYRARSVIDGVERIYAYRAVDETSLVVSVGISVEELLAPIRGDTVAFHTYGGIGTICFIGLLVLLVRELGSRARREAEIFEKKQRLASANQALAESESRYRTVVDDLKEVIFRTDAAGVWTFLNPAWTEITGYPVKSSLGRRFLDFIHPDDRALNAERFQPLIERRKDYCRHEIRYLTRDGGYRWMEVFARLTLDGAGNVLGTAGTLNDVTDRHLVIDALKTSEARMRSIMDGALDAMVTTDDCGRVIEFNPAAERIFGYPRDAATSRLLADLILPPHRRAGGDNAVALTGPQAVLDRRIEMTLVRADGSEFPCEFAVTRSEVDGEVLFTAHLRDITLRREYERRLREAKEEAERAGSVRTKFLATMSHEIRTPLNAVIGLSGLLLDMDLDEKQRHHVGILRDSADHLLYLINDILDLAKLDADRIEMEHTVFELEPLLESCVGILQPRADARGLGLRMTIGPDVPRTLIGDPGRIRQILFNIAGNGIKFTKAGEVSIHAECAGERDGRALIRLVVRDTGIGIPAEIIPQLFQDFSQAEAGGETLGGTGLGLSISRRLTAKMGGTIDVESTPGRGTVFTIQLPLERGPSQVLERERAEVIEQEIGQHLRILLVEDNPTNQLVATAMLEKFGCRVDVAGNGWEGVQAVRDLSYDAVLMDMRMPEMDGPTAARAIRALPGPMRDVPIIALTANAFAHDRDTCLAAGMNDFLPKPFSATALRAAILAAVAKAKPDPAASPVPGHAEGEDVDLIQLGDLVDGCSEADATRFLAMFLQETEARLARMRGAAAAGELPALAVEAHSLKGAATTFSCPRLGAAAAALEVAADAGVGNEVPGLLDEVAQAFERASGILSHRLRSAA; encoded by the coding sequence GTGCGTTGGACACAGGGGCTGATCTGCGCGACGGGCCTGCTGCTCCTGGCGCTGTTCTGGATCGGCACGACCGTTCATTTCAGCCTGCGCACCGATGCCGCCGTCTCGCAGGCCCGGCGCGACGCCGGCAATCTGGCGATGGCGCTGGAGAAGCAGACCGAGCGCGCCATCAAGGGTCTCGACCAGACGATCCTGTTCATCAAGGCGGACTACGAGAAGAGCGGCGGCGATTTCGACCTGAACGCCTGGACCAGAAAGGCGCCCCTGCTCAACCCGCTTGCCCTGCAGGTCGCGATCATCGATTCGGACGGCATGCTGAAGGATACCAGCCTCGGCGTGCCGGCGAAGCCGATCGACCTCAGCGACCGCGAGCATTTTCGGATGCATACCGATCGGGACACCGGCCTGTTCATCAGCAAGCCGGTCCTAGGGCGCGTTTCCGGCCAGTGGTCGGTCCAGCTCAGCCGCCGCCTCGAAAAGGCGGACGGGAGCTTCGACGGCGTTCTCGTGGTTTCGGCCAGTCCCAACTACATCGCCCGCTTCCTCGCCTCGGTCGATATCGGACGCGACGGCGCGGTGACCCTGATCGGGCGGGACGGTTACATCCGTGCCCATGCAACCGGAATGGGGGAACTCTACGGACGTCGGATCGCAGACAGTCCGCTCTTCGACGAATTGAAGCACTCGGCGACGGGCATGTACCGGGCGCGCAGCGTCATCGACGGCGTCGAGCGGATCTACGCCTATCGTGCCGTCGACGAGACCTCGCTCGTCGTTTCGGTCGGCATCTCCGTCGAAGAGCTGCTCGCCCCGATCCGCGGCGACACGGTGGCGTTCCATACCTATGGCGGCATCGGAACGATCTGCTTCATCGGGCTGCTGGTCCTCCTCGTGCGCGAACTCGGCAGCCGCGCCAGGCGCGAAGCCGAAATCTTCGAGAAGAAGCAGAGGCTGGCGAGCGCGAACCAGGCGCTCGCCGAGAGCGAGAGCCGCTACCGGACCGTCGTGGACGATCTGAAGGAGGTCATCTTCAGGACCGACGCCGCCGGGGTGTGGACCTTCCTGAACCCCGCCTGGACGGAAATCACCGGCTATCCCGTGAAGAGCAGCCTCGGCCGCCGCTTCCTCGACTTCATCCACCCGGACGACCGCGCGCTCAACGCCGAGCGCTTCCAGCCGCTGATCGAGCGGCGGAAGGACTATTGCCGGCACGAGATCCGCTACCTCACCCGTGACGGCGGCTATCGCTGGATGGAGGTATTCGCGCGTCTCACCTTGGACGGCGCCGGCAACGTCCTCGGCACGGCCGGGACGCTCAACGACGTCACCGACCGGCACCTGGTGATCGACGCGCTGAAGACCAGCGAGGCGCGCATGCGCTCGATCATGGACGGCGCGCTGGATGCGATGGTCACGACCGACGACTGCGGGCGGGTCATCGAGTTCAACCCCGCCGCGGAGAGGATCTTCGGCTATCCGCGCGACGCGGCGACGAGCCGCCTCCTGGCCGACCTGATCCTGCCGCCGCACCGCCGCGCGGGCGGTGACAACGCGGTGGCGCTGACGGGGCCGCAGGCGGTCCTGGACCGGCGCATCGAGATGACGCTCGTCCGTGCCGACGGGTCCGAGTTTCCGTGCGAGTTCGCGGTGACGCGCAGCGAGGTCGACGGCGAGGTCCTGTTCACGGCGCATCTGCGCGACATCACGCTGCGCCGCGAGTACGAACGTCGGCTCCGGGAGGCGAAGGAGGAGGCCGAGCGTGCCGGCAGCGTCCGCACGAAATTCCTCGCGACCATGAGCCACGAGATCCGCACGCCGCTGAACGCCGTCATCGGCCTGTCCGGGCTGCTGCTCGACATGGATCTCGACGAGAAGCAGCGGCACCATGTGGGCATCCTGCGCGATTCCGCCGACCACCTGCTCTATCTGATCAACGACATCCTCGATCTGGCAAAGTTGGACGCGGACCGGATCGAGATGGAGCACACGGTCTTCGAGCTCGAGCCGCTGCTGGAGAGCTGCGTCGGCATCCTGCAGCCGCGTGCCGATGCGCGCGGCCTGGGCTTGCGTATGACGATCGGCCCCGACGTGCCGCGGACCCTGATCGGCGACCCGGGCCGGATCCGTCAGATCCTCTTCAACATCGCCGGCAACGGGATCAAGTTCACGAAGGCCGGCGAAGTCTCGATACACGCGGAGTGCGCGGGCGAGCGCGACGGACGCGCGCTCATCCGGCTCGTCGTCCGCGACACCGGGATCGGCATTCCCGCAGAGATCATCCCGCAGCTGTTCCAGGATTTCTCCCAGGCGGAAGCCGGTGGCGAGACCCTCGGCGGCACCGGCCTCGGCCTTTCCATCTCCCGTCGCCTCACGGCGAAGATGGGCGGCACGATCGACGTCGAATCCACGCCCGGCCGGGGAACCGTCTTCACCATCCAGCTTCCGCTGGAGCGCGGGCCCAGCCAGGTCCTGGAACGGGAACGGGCGGAGGTGATCGAGCAGGAGATCGGCCAGCACCTGCGGATCCTCCTGGTCGAGGACAATCCCACGAACCAGCTCGTCGCGACCGCGATGCTGGAAAAATTCGGCTGCCGCGTCGACGTCGCCGGCAATGGCTGGGAAGGCGTCCAGGCGGTGCGCGACCTGTCCTACGACGCCGTCCTGATGGACATGCGGATGCCGGAGATGGACGGGCCGACGGCCGCCCGGGCCATCCGCGCGCTGCCGGGCCCGATGCGCGACGTGCCGATCATCGCGCTGACGGCGAACGCCTTCGCCCACGACCGCGACACCTGTCTGGCGGCGGGCATGAACGACTTCCTGCCGAAGCCCTTCTCGGCGACGGCGCTACGCGCCGCCATTCTGGCGGCGGTCGCCAAGGCGAAGCCGGATCCCGCTGCGTCGCCCGTGCCAGGGCACGCCGAAGGAGAGGATGTCGACCTGATCCAGCTCGGCGACCTGGTCGACGGCTGCTCGGAGGCGGATGCCACCCGCTTCCTCGCGATGTTCCTACAGGAGACGGAAGCGCGCCTGGCGCGGATGCGCGGTGCGGCGGCGGCGGGCGAGCTGCCCGCCCTGGCGGTCGAGGCGCATTCGCTGAAGGGGGCTGCGACGACCTTCAGCTGCCCGCGGCTCGGTGCGGCGGCGGCGGCGCTCGAAGTGGCAGCCGACGCCGGCGTCGGCAACGAGGTACCGGGCCTGCTCGACGAGGTGGCGCAGGCGTTCGAGCGGGCCAGCGGGATCCTGTCGCATCGGCTGCGGTCGGCGGCATAG
- a CDS encoding response regulator — protein sequence MTKILVVDDDQLTRMIAVHLLGRAGEIVAEACNGREALRMLMHDAEIGTLVTDVLMPEMDGLELIQAARKLRPRLRIVAMSAGGKRVKLDLLPVARSLGADACFQKPLCQETIGLVTGSA from the coding sequence ATGACGAAGATCCTGGTGGTGGACGACGACCAGCTGACCCGGATGATCGCGGTGCATCTTCTCGGCCGCGCCGGCGAGATCGTGGCGGAAGCCTGCAACGGCCGGGAGGCGCTGCGGATGCTCATGCACGATGCGGAGATCGGCACGCTGGTCACCGACGTCCTGATGCCCGAAATGGACGGGCTCGAACTGATCCAGGCGGCGCGCAAACTCAGGCCCCGGCTGCGCATCGTCGCAATGTCGGCGGGTGGGAAGCGGGTGAAACTCGACCTGCTGCCGGTGGCCCGATCGCTCGGCGCCGATGCCTGCTTCCAGAAGCCGCTCTGTCAGGAAACGATCGGCCTGGTGACCGGCTCGGCCTGA
- a CDS encoding radical SAM protein — translation MLHATASAIDASLLTREAAKFRDPLRTADGQERAEVALRRLDTLWFNTGTLCNITCAHCYIESSPRNDRLVYITRAEVAAYLDEIDADGLGTREIGFTGGEPFMNPEMPAMMEECLSRGYRTLVLTNAMRPMARLKRQLLDLNQRFGARLTIRVSLDHHTPERHEEERGPRTWQPTLDGLIWLSRNGFDLSVAARTLWGESEEAERAGFARLFAAHGIPVDASDPSRLVLFPEMDPAAVVPEITTACWGILGKSPNDVMCAGSRMVVKRKGADAPAVVACTLLPYDSAFELGRTLAEASGPVRLNHRHCAKFCVLGGASCSA, via the coding sequence ATGCTGCACGCCACCGCCTCCGCGATCGACGCGTCGCTCCTCACCCGCGAGGCGGCGAAGTTCCGCGACCCCCTGCGCACCGCCGACGGGCAGGAGCGGGCGGAGGTCGCGCTGCGCCGGCTCGATACGCTCTGGTTCAACACCGGTACGCTCTGCAACATCACCTGCGCCCACTGCTACATCGAATCGAGCCCGCGCAACGACCGCCTCGTCTACATCACGCGGGCGGAGGTGGCGGCCTACCTGGACGAGATCGACGCGGACGGCTTGGGGACGCGTGAGATCGGCTTCACCGGCGGCGAGCCGTTCATGAATCCCGAGATGCCGGCGATGATGGAAGAGTGTCTGTCGCGCGGCTACCGCACGCTGGTGCTGACCAACGCCATGCGGCCGATGGCGCGGCTGAAGCGGCAACTGCTCGACCTCAACCAGCGCTTCGGCGCGCGGCTGACGATCCGCGTCTCGCTCGACCACCATACCCCGGAGCGGCACGAGGAGGAGCGCGGGCCGCGGACCTGGCAGCCGACGCTCGACGGGCTGATCTGGCTGTCGCGGAACGGGTTCGACCTGAGCGTCGCCGCCCGCACCCTCTGGGGAGAGAGCGAGGAGGCCGAGCGCGCCGGCTTCGCCCGTCTGTTCGCCGCGCACGGGATCCCGGTGGACGCGAGCGATCCGTCGCGGCTGGTCCTGTTTCCGGAGATGGATCCGGCGGCCGTGGTGCCCGAGATCACGACCGCCTGCTGGGGCATCCTCGGCAAGTCGCCGAACGACGTGATGTGCGCCGGATCGCGCATGGTGGTGAAGCGCAAGGGCGCCGACGCGCCGGCCGTCGTCGCATGCACGCTGCTGCCTTACGACTCCGCGTTCGAACTCGGCCGCACGCTGGCCGAGGCGTCGGGGCCGGTGCGGCTGAACCACCGCCACTGCGCCAAGTTCTGCGTGCTGGGCGGCGCCAGCTGCAGCGCGTGA